The following proteins are co-located in the Thermogemmatispora onikobensis genome:
- a CDS encoding arginine--tRNA ligase has product MTTSTEAQETAEAAPRDLHEYLSALVRKAARSYLAREQIDYPVEELPIDLGFSAQASFGDYSVPLMSWAAKNRLGRPPLVIAEALADYLRSLNLATLQEVTATRPGYLNFRLNRPLVSRDIMVRVLEAGPDFGQSETGVGTKVVVEHTNINSNKAAHVGHLRNSCLGDTLARMLRTQGYQVEAQNYIDDTGVQVADVVVGFALLKEGRLHLPDGDEPLPGEPFDYYCSRVYVAVGKAYDEQPELLERRRAVLQAIERGSEAATGQSEEGTDYAALAADLSQRIVQAHLKTMSRLNISYDLLTWESAILHSGLWKKTFEVLKNRGLLRRPESGKLAGCWILPFGENESQDEESEHTLDKVLVKSDGTATYTAKDIAYQLWKFGLTDDPAFDVHFTFVPWGRQHDGRLLWTMRTPALREEASSEGDPLRFGHAQRVINVIDVRQSYAQQVVYESLRRLGYEEQAKNSTHLAYEIVTLSAATAASLGIDTSDGREFYPMSGRKGLEIKADDLINAAIARMKEVKPDLPDETAAILGASAIRYFMIRFSLQQVIALDMEEVLRPTGDTGVYLQYAYARANSILRRLQESGYEVAEQLEELPSALEQSEWELLRHIDAYPRRLAEATSHLAPNLLAAYAYDLAAHFSDFYEHTPPIVKEEDQRVKAFRAWIVRTTAQVMNNVLRTLGFIPLERV; this is encoded by the coding sequence ATGACAACAAGCACAGAGGCACAGGAAACCGCCGAAGCGGCACCGAGAGATCTCCATGAGTATCTCAGCGCACTGGTTAGAAAAGCGGCGAGGAGCTACCTGGCCCGGGAACAGATCGATTATCCTGTTGAGGAACTCCCCATCGACCTGGGCTTCTCTGCTCAGGCCAGCTTCGGGGACTACTCCGTTCCACTCATGTCGTGGGCCGCGAAGAATCGCCTGGGGCGGCCACCGCTGGTCATCGCCGAGGCCCTGGCCGACTATCTGCGCTCCCTGAATCTAGCGACGCTGCAGGAAGTCACTGCCACGCGCCCGGGCTATCTCAACTTTCGCCTTAACCGCCCGCTGGTGAGTCGTGACATCATGGTGCGCGTGCTGGAGGCTGGCCCTGACTTTGGGCAGAGCGAGACAGGGGTGGGCACCAAGGTAGTGGTCGAGCATACGAATATCAACAGCAACAAAGCGGCTCATGTTGGTCACCTGCGGAACTCGTGCTTAGGGGACACCCTGGCCCGTATGCTACGGACTCAGGGCTACCAGGTTGAGGCCCAGAACTACATCGATGATACTGGAGTGCAGGTGGCCGACGTCGTTGTCGGTTTCGCCCTCCTCAAGGAGGGGCGACTCCACCTTCCCGACGGTGATGAACCTCTGCCAGGCGAGCCGTTTGACTACTACTGCTCACGGGTCTATGTCGCGGTAGGCAAGGCTTACGACGAGCAGCCGGAGCTGCTGGAGCGGCGTCGCGCGGTGCTGCAGGCCATTGAGCGTGGCAGCGAGGCCGCAACCGGGCAGTCAGAGGAAGGGACAGATTATGCAGCCCTGGCCGCCGACCTCTCCCAGCGCATCGTGCAGGCTCACCTGAAGACCATGTCCCGGCTGAATATCTCCTATGACCTGCTCACCTGGGAGTCAGCTATCCTTCACAGCGGCCTCTGGAAAAAAACCTTCGAGGTCCTGAAAAATCGCGGCCTGCTGCGGCGTCCTGAGAGCGGCAAGCTGGCTGGTTGTTGGATTCTGCCGTTTGGCGAAAACGAGTCCCAGGACGAGGAGAGTGAGCACACACTGGACAAGGTGCTGGTCAAGAGCGATGGAACGGCGACCTACACCGCCAAGGATATCGCCTACCAGCTTTGGAAGTTCGGTCTGACCGATGATCCGGCCTTCGATGTCCACTTCACCTTTGTGCCGTGGGGCCGCCAGCATGATGGGCGCCTGCTCTGGACCATGCGCACCCCGGCCCTCCGGGAGGAGGCGAGCAGCGAGGGCGATCCCCTGCGTTTTGGCCACGCTCAGCGTGTCATTAACGTCATCGACGTACGCCAGTCCTATGCCCAGCAGGTGGTCTACGAGAGCTTGCGCCGCCTCGGTTATGAGGAACAGGCCAAGAACTCGACTCACCTCGCCTATGAGATCGTCACCCTCTCCGCAGCGACCGCTGCCAGTCTGGGAATAGATACCTCCGATGGACGCGAGTTCTATCCGATGTCGGGGCGCAAAGGTCTTGAGATCAAGGCTGACGACCTGATCAATGCGGCCATCGCGCGTATGAAAGAGGTCAAGCCAGACCTACCCGATGAGACCGCGGCTATTCTGGGAGCTTCGGCGATCCGTTACTTTATGATCCGTTTTAGCCTGCAGCAGGTGATTGCCCTTGATATGGAGGAAGTGCTCCGGCCAACGGGGGACACGGGGGTCTATCTTCAGTATGCCTATGCGCGCGCCAATAGTATTCTGCGCCGGCTGCAGGAGAGCGGCTATGAGGTCGCGGAGCAGTTGGAGGAGCTGCCATCGGCTCTGGAGCAGAGTGAGTGGGAGTTGCTGCGTCATATCGACGCCTACCCGCGTCGCCTGGCAGAGGCGACCAGCCATCTGGCCCCCAATCTGCTAGCGGCCTATGCCTACGATCTGGCCGCTCACTTCAGTGATTTCTATGAGCATACGCCTCCCATTGTCAAGGAAGAGGACCAGCGCGTCAAAGCCTTCCGTGCCTGGATTGTGCGAACCACCGCCCAGGTGATGAATAATGTCCTGCGCACCCTCGGCTTCATTCCTTTAGAGCGTGTCTGA
- a CDS encoding acetate uptake transporter gives MAQIAAERSEPAAAAVANPAPLGLAAFALTTFVLSVVNAGLVSNNGINDVLGLALFYGGLAQLLAGMWEFRNRNTLGATAFSTYGAFWLAFGFTVWQHLLVGGPILGWFMLAWGLITLLFFLSALRTDLALMAVLFFLFLTFVVLGIAEFSGNSVIRNVGGWLGIVTALLAWYRSWAGILESGQGPFRLPVGPMA, from the coding sequence ATGGCCCAGATTGCAGCAGAGCGCAGCGAACCCGCTGCCGCCGCAGTTGCCAATCCCGCTCCACTTGGCCTGGCCGCATTTGCCTTGACCACATTTGTCCTTAGCGTCGTCAATGCCGGTCTTGTCTCCAACAATGGTATCAATGATGTTCTGGGTCTGGCACTCTTCTATGGCGGCCTGGCGCAGTTGCTAGCGGGCATGTGGGAATTCCGCAACCGCAACACCCTGGGAGCCACGGCCTTCTCGACCTACGGTGCCTTCTGGTTGGCCTTTGGCTTTACCGTCTGGCAGCATCTGCTAGTGGGCGGGCCTATTCTGGGCTGGTTCATGCTGGCCTGGGGGCTGATCACCCTGCTCTTCTTCCTGAGCGCCCTGCGCACCGATCTGGCTCTGATGGCCGTGCTCTTCTTCCTCTTCCTGACCTTTGTGGTACTGGGCATTGCTGAGTTCAGCGGCAACTCGGTGATCAGAAACGTTGGCGGCTGGCTTGGCATTGTGACCGCCCTGCTGGCCTGGTATCGCTCCTGGGCAGGCATCCTGGAGAGCGGTCAAGGACCCTTCCGCCTGCCGGTTGGACCAATGGCCTGA
- a CDS encoding acetyl-CoA C-acetyltransferase, with translation MSQDIFVIAGARTPVGVLQGSLSEISAIDLGVIAAKEALRRSKVEPGLVDQVVMGNVLQTSKDAIYFARHVALKAGLPIEVPALTVNRLCGSGLQAIVSAAQLLLLGEGQIALAGGAENMTQAPHVIRGARFGFKLGQAPQLEDSLWEALIDTYIGCGMAMTAENLAERYGLTREEVDAYALRSQVAARRAQQTGWLAEEIIPVTVRDRKGHPLEFSQDEGIRDTSMEALAKLPARFREGGVVTAGNASGINDAGACVVLATEEAVKRHNLQPMARLVSWSVVGVPPEIMGIGPAPAIRQALKRADLRLEDMDRIEVNEAFAAQYLAVEKELGLPREKTNVNGGGISIGHPLAASGARLTITLLHELRRHHLKYGVASLCIGGGQGIAAVFENVAP, from the coding sequence ATGTCGCAAGATATCTTCGTTATTGCAGGAGCACGCACACCGGTCGGCGTCTTGCAAGGCTCCCTCTCGGAAATCAGCGCTATCGATCTGGGTGTGATCGCCGCCAAAGAGGCCTTGCGACGAAGCAAGGTTGAGCCAGGGCTGGTTGATCAGGTGGTGATGGGCAACGTGCTGCAGACCAGCAAGGACGCCATCTATTTTGCTCGCCACGTTGCCTTGAAGGCCGGCCTCCCAATCGAGGTGCCAGCTTTGACGGTCAATCGCTTGTGCGGCTCGGGCTTGCAGGCCATTGTGAGCGCGGCCCAGCTCCTTTTGCTCGGCGAGGGCCAGATCGCCCTGGCCGGGGGAGCAGAGAATATGACCCAGGCTCCCCACGTGATTCGCGGCGCCCGCTTTGGGTTTAAGCTGGGTCAGGCTCCGCAGTTGGAAGATAGCCTCTGGGAGGCTCTGATCGATACGTATATTGGCTGCGGTATGGCCATGACGGCGGAGAATCTGGCCGAGCGCTACGGGTTGACGCGCGAGGAGGTCGATGCTTATGCGCTGCGTAGCCAGGTGGCGGCTCGCCGCGCTCAGCAAACCGGCTGGCTGGCAGAGGAGATTATCCCGGTCACAGTCCGGGATCGCAAGGGCCATCCGCTAGAATTTAGCCAGGACGAAGGTATTCGCGATACTTCAATGGAGGCTCTGGCAAAGTTGCCAGCTCGCTTTCGCGAGGGCGGGGTGGTGACTGCTGGTAATGCCAGCGGGATTAACGATGCGGGCGCCTGTGTGGTCCTGGCAACCGAGGAGGCTGTGAAGCGCCACAACTTGCAGCCAATGGCGCGTCTGGTCTCCTGGAGCGTGGTGGGCGTGCCTCCCGAGATTATGGGCATTGGTCCGGCCCCCGCAATTCGTCAGGCGCTTAAACGGGCCGATCTGCGCCTGGAGGATATGGACCGTATCGAGGTCAACGAGGCTTTTGCTGCCCAGTATCTGGCGGTGGAGAAGGAACTGGGCCTGCCACGCGAGAAGACGAATGTGAATGGAGGAGGCATTTCAATCGGTCACCCGCTGGCCGCCAGCGGTGCTCGTTTGACGATTACGCTGTTGCACGAGCTGCGTCGCCATCATTTGAAGTATGGGGTGGCTTCGCTCTGCATCGGCGGTGGTCAGGGCATTGCCGCCGTTTTCGAGAATGTTGCCCCTTGA
- a CDS encoding outer membrane protein assembly factor BamB family protein, with amino-acid sequence MVAAVRASDGHLLWQRVEAGRLSANTLIDGKLYLVHSLTSAALIEALEARTGQVLWQRHLSASLSGVLVGDQVDQVVVALPLGAQQQPETQLFALRLDDGQPLWSQMLPGSLRPVLEEQGRIYLATDAQGASASLPETLLCQLDSRSGAPHWQQVVCADRCGQDRARQCLWRRCDPAPGSR; translated from the coding sequence ATGGTAGCGGCTGTACGCGCCAGCGATGGCCATCTGCTCTGGCAGCGGGTAGAGGCAGGCCGCCTCTCCGCGAATACGCTCATTGATGGGAAGCTCTATCTGGTCCACTCGTTGACCTCAGCAGCGTTGATCGAGGCCTTGGAGGCCAGGACAGGACAGGTTCTTTGGCAACGGCATCTTTCTGCCTCACTGAGTGGGGTGCTGGTGGGCGATCAGGTGGATCAGGTGGTGGTGGCCCTCCCTCTGGGAGCACAGCAGCAGCCGGAAACCCAGTTGTTCGCACTGCGGCTTGATGATGGCCAGCCTCTCTGGAGCCAGATGCTTCCAGGCTCTTTGAGGCCCGTCTTGGAGGAGCAGGGTCGTATCTATCTGGCCACGGATGCCCAGGGGGCAAGCGCGTCCTTACCGGAAACGTTGCTCTGCCAATTGGATAGCCGGAGCGGCGCCCCGCACTGGCAGCAAGTTGTATGCGCTGACCGATGTGGCCAAGACCGCGCCCGGCAATGCCTATGGCGGCGATGTGACCCTGCTCCTGGCTCTCGATGA